Proteins co-encoded in one Anguilla anguilla isolate fAngAng1 chromosome 16, fAngAng1.pri, whole genome shotgun sequence genomic window:
- the LOC118215054 gene encoding vacuolar protein sorting-associated protein 35, which yields MPTTQQSPQDEQEKLLDEAVQAVKVQSFQMKRCLDKSKLMDALKHASNMLGELRTSMLSPKSYYELYMAISDELHYLEVYLTDEFAKGRKVADLYELVQYAGNIIPRLYLLITVGVVYVRSFPQSRKDILKDLVEMCRGVQHPLRGLFLRNYLLQCTRNILPDDGEQPEEETTGDINDSIDFVLLNFAEMNKLWVRMQHQGHSRDREKREKERQELRILVGTNLVRLSQLEGVNVDKYKQIVLSGVLEQVVNCRDSLAQEYLMECIIQVFPDEFHLQTLNPFLRSCAELHQHVNVKNIIIALIDRLALFAHREDGPGIPADIKLFDIFSQQVATVIQSRQDMPSEDVVSLQVSLINLAMKCYPDRVDYVDKVLESTVEIFNKLNLEHIATSSAVSKELTRLLKIPVDTYNNILTVLQLKHFHPLFEYFDYESRKSMSCYVLSNTLDYSTEIIAQEQVDAILNLVSTLIQDQPDQPAEDPDPEDFAEEQSLVGRFIHLLHSEDPDQQYLILNTARKHFGAGGNQRIRYTLPPLVFAAYQLAFRYKENCKTDDKWEKKCQKIFSFAHQTISALIKAELAELPLRLFLQGALAAGEIGFENHETVAYEFMSQAFSLYEDEISDSKAQLAAITLIIGTFERTRCFSEENHEPLRTQCALAASKLLKKPDQCRAVSICAHLFWSGHNTDKNGEEIRDGKRVMECLKKALKIANQCMDPSLQVQLFIEILNRYIYFYEKENEAVTVQVLNQLIQKIREDLPNLEASEETEQINKHFHNTLEHLRVRRESPEADGPNYEGLVL from the exons ATG CCCACCACACAGCAGTCTCCCCAGGACGAGCAGGAGAAGCTCCTGGATGAGGCGGTGCAGGCTGTCAAGGTCCAGTCTTTTCAAATGAAGCGCTGCCTG GACAAGAGTAAGCTGATGGATGCTCTGAAACATGCCTCTAACATGCTTGGGGAGCTAAGGACGTCCATGCTGTCTCCAAAGAGTTACTACGAGCTCT ACATGGCTATCTCCGATGAGCTGCACTACCTGGAGGTTTACCTGACTGACGAGTTTGCGAAAGGCAGGAAGGTGGCAGATCTCTACGAGCTGGTTCAGTATGCTGGAAACATCATCCCCAGACT GTACTTGCTGATTACTGTGGGCGTAGTGTACGTGAGGTCCTTTCCCCAGTCCAGGAAGGACATCCTGAAGGACCTGGTGGAGATGTGCCGAGGGGTCCAGCACCCGCTGCGGGGGCTGTTCCTGAGGAACTACCTGCTGCAGTGTACCCGAAACATCCTGCCTGACGACGGGGAGCAGCCTGA AGAGGAGACGACGGGAGACATCAACGACTCCATCGACTTCGTGCTGCTGAACTTTGCGGAGATGAACAAGCTGTGGGTGCGGATGCAGCACCAGGGCCACAGCAGAGACcgggagaagagggagaaggagcgGCAGGAGCTCCGCATCCTGGTGGGCACCAACCTGGTGCGGCTCAGCCAGCTGGAGGGGGTCAACGTGGACAAGTACAAACAG ATTGTGCTGTCTGGAGTCCTGGAGCAGGTGGTGAACTGCCGAGATTCACTGGCACAGGAGTACCTTATGGAATGTATTATACAG GTTTTCCCTGACGAGTTCCACCTCCAGACGCTCAACCCTTTCCTGCGCTCCTGTGCTGAGCTACATCAGCATGTGAATGTCAAAAATATCATCATCGCTCTCATTGACAG ATTAGCTTTATTTGCTCACAGAGAAGATGGTCCTGGCATCCCTGCagatattaaattatttgacattttctcACAACAAGTAGCTACAGTTATACAG TCACGACAGGATATGCCTTCAGAGGATGTGGTCTCTCTGCAAGTGTCCCTCATCAACTTGGCCATGAAGTGTTACCCTGACCGGGTAGACTATGTGGACAAAGTCCTGGAGAGCACTGTAGAGATCTTCAACAAGCTAAACCTGGAACA TATTGCAACCAGCAGCGCGGTGTCTAAAGAGCTAACGAGACTACTGAAGATCCCCGTGGATACCTACAATAACATCCTGACCGTGCTTCAGCTCAAACATTTCCATCCTCTCTTTGAGTACTTTGACTATGAATCTCGCAAGAGCATGAGCTGTTACGTGCTGAGCAACACCCTGgactacagcacagagataatAGCACAAGAACAG GTGGATGCCATCCTTAACCTGGTGTCAacgctgatccaggatcagccaGACCAGCCTGCTGAGGACCCTGATCCTGAGGACTTTGCAGAAGAGCAGAGTCTGGTGGGCCGGTTCATCCACCTGCTTCACTCGGAGGACCCAGACCAGCAGTACTTA ATTTTAAACACTGCCAGGAAACACTTTGGAGCAGGAGGGAACCAGAGGATTCGCTACACGCTGCCACCTTTGGTCTTCGCTGCATATCAGCTGGCTTTCCGCTACAAAGAGAACTGTAAAACC GATGACAAGTGGGAGAAGAAGTGCCAGAAGATCTTCTCCTTCGCTCACCAGACCATCAGCGCTCTGATCAAAGCTGAGCTGGCCGAGCTCCCGCTGCGACTCTTCCTCCAGGGGGCCCTGGCGGCCGGCGAGATTGGCTTCGAGAACCACGAGACGGTGGCCTACGAGTTTATGTCTCAG gctTTCTCCCTGTACGAGGACGAGATCAGCGACTCCAAGGCCCAGCTGGCGGCCATCACGCTGATCATCGGCACGTTCGAGAGGACCCGCTGCTTCAGCGAGGAGAACCACGAGCCGCTGCGGACGCAGTGCGCGCTGGCCGCCTCCAAGCTGCTGAAGAAGCCGGACCAGTGCCGGGCCGTCAGCATCTGCGCCCACCTCTTCTGGTCCGGCCACAACACTGACAAGAACGGAGAGGAG ATACGTGACGGGAAGAGAGTGATGGAGTGCCTAAAGAAAGCTCTGAAAATCGCCAACCAGTGCATGGATCCATCACTGCAGGTCCAGCTCTTCATCGAGATCCTGAACCGATACATCTATTTCTACGAGAAGGAGAACGAAGCG GTGACGGTCCAAGTGCTAAACCAGCTGATCCAGAAGATCCGAGAAGATCTGCCGAACTTGGAGGCGAGCGAGGAGACGGAGCAGATCAACAAACACTTCCACAACACACTGGAGCACTTGCGCGTGCGCAGGGAGTCGCCCGAGGCCGACGGCCCCAACTACGAGGGCCTGGTCCTTTAG